A genomic region of Plasmodium falciparum 3D7 genome assembly, chromosome: 11 contains the following coding sequences:
- a CDS encoding thioredoxin-like protein, putative translates to MISKKAIDEFLLYIEDANVETALYYLEMCNGNVEDSLKLYYDINGDNMIPNKPYDNNNKIMTEEEKSVQSNMYQTNTETTNDKKKNICPPCDDYVRAPDKHFSQALINDMDDSNFYPYNNTNKKSNKSKIQLGDTFQKLFSPPESLICSLSFEEVRKKSKQENKFILVNIQNTEFESLRLNRDIWNNDVIQQIIKTSFILWLRYEYDQDAALFMNTYKVHKLPYLCVLCKRTGRQLKVWNIRNFQDPICAQSQLYEFIEMMEIKSNSRNIKDITTSSKNISTNILDTTTTTTTTTTTTTNININNNNNYGDRDDHGDDHMLHNINNKNIDTLKEPYRNIPPSGYDKNKLLYPETTHQILQEEKKDSIHNFNNNSYNNPNLKETESEDKKTPDVVEEYNTINNELSQLHKLRMQRFQKKN, encoded by the exons ATGATATCCAAGAAGGCGATTGATGAATTTTTACTTTATATTG AAGATGCAAATGTAGAAACCGCTTTGTATTACTTAGAG aTGTGTAATGGTAATGTTGAGGACTCTTTAAAGTTATACTATGATATTAATGGTGATAACATGATACCAAATAAaccatatgataataataataaaattatgactgaagaagaaaaatcaGTACAAAGTAATATGTACCAAACTAATACAGAAACAACaaatgataagaaaaaaaatatttgtcCCCCTTGTGATGATTATGTTAGGGCTCCTGACAAACATTTTAGCCAAGCGTTAATTAATGATATGGATGATTCAAATTTCTatccatataataatacaaataaaaaaagtaataaatcaaaaattCAGCTAGGTGATACTTTTCAAAAGCTTTTTTCTCCTCCTGAATCTTTAATATGTTCCTTATCGTTTGAAGAGGTTAGAAAAAAGTCTaaacaagaaaataaattcatattagtaaatatacaaaatacaGAATTTGAGTCTTTGAGATTAAATAGGGATATATGGAATAATGACGTTATAcaacaaattataaaaacgTCTTTCATATTGTGGTTGCGATATGAATATGACCAAGATGCAGCACTGTTTATGAACACCTACAAg gTACATAAGTTACCATATTTATGCGTTTTGTGTAAAAGAACTGGTAGACAATTAAAAGTTTGGAATATACGAAATTTTCAAGATCCCATATGTGCCCAATCCCAGTTATATGAATTTATTGAAATGATGGAGATTAAAAGTAACTCCCGTAATATAAAGGATATAACGACGAGTTCTAAAAATATAAGCACAAATATTCTTGatacaacaacaacaactactactactactaccaCAACaactaatattaatattaataataataataattatggtGATCGTGATGATCATGGTGATGATCATATgcttcataatataaataataaaaatatagatactTTGAAGGAACCATATAGAAATATTCCACCTTCTggatatgataaaaataaattattatacccTGAAACAACGCATCAAATATTACaagaggaaaaaaaagatagtatacataattttaataacaattcatataataatccaaatttaaaagaaacaGAAAGTGAGGACAAAAAAACACCAGATGTTGTTGAAGAATACAATACcataaataatgaattgTCTCAATTGCACAAATTAAGAATGCAAagatttcaaaaaaaaaattaa
- a CDS encoding U6 snRNA-associated Sm-like protein LSm1, putative, with translation MEHSSMPLWLSSFEEEIDTYIFISSRDNKLYLGILRTYDQHGNVFLTHCVEKIIVPEKNYFSDVYVGNLIIRGDNIAYFGSVDEEKYCKMFDYTIKNDNDEEHNNMDMIKNKKEYSSSENIILVYKPINHILKFIPENNADSSIFEN, from the exons ATGGAGCATTCGTCTATGCCCTTATGGTTAAGTAGCTTTGAAGAAGAAATTGACacttacatttttatttcatcacgtgataataaattatatttag GTATATTAAGAACTTATGATCAACATGGGAATGTTTTTTTAACTCACTGTGTTGAAAAAATAATCGTTcctgaaaaaaattatttttcagACGTATATGTGG gaaatttaattattaggGGAGATAATATTGCCTATTTTGGATCTGtagatgaagaaaaatattgtaaaatGTTTGACTAtactataaaaaatgataatgatgaggaacataataatatggatatgataaaaaataaaaaagaatattctAGTAGCGAAAATATTATTCTGGTATATAAACCaattaatcatatattaaaattcaTACCAGAAAATAATGCTGATTCTTCTATATTCGAAAATTAA
- a CDS encoding pyruvate dehydrogenase E1 component subunit alpha has product MLLVIWLNIFWFIPYYCFNYVLCVGNKNDMLFVKNKNLIYPYNDMNRIRRHKGVELSRKMVAENIQMRNMKSNNNSNNVHENNNIDHSNNYNNNLYLSCSNKKKGKDVQSLCAIKHGNVLIKNINEEEKEKGIKKNDTDKLESKNDNEHKNEENNFVFSYDKKLNNYSEFNIYMENNNIEEYISDVNISREEICTLYEDMYLGRLFENLVAKLYYNKRVNGFVHLYNGQEAVSTGIIKNLKNSDFVTSTYRDHVHALSKGVPAHKILNELYGNYYGSTNKGKGGSMHIYSKENNFIGGFGFIGEQIPIAVGLAYSILYKNEFHYNPKNTSFTSTKNKNNYIQENENMIHMNNSQNVDVVVCFLGDGTTNIGQFFESLNLASSYNLPIIFVIENNNWAIGMESSRSSSDDLMNNYSKGKAFNIDTFKVDGNDVLTIYKLAKKKIQQIRNRTSGPIIIEAITYRAKGHSLADPDELRIKEEKTSWKKRDPILFLSSYMKKYNLVQESYFEQVKKNTQTLLQQAELDAEQNTKKGEHIDICNVIQQNIFAPSKSTPYQSEYENYKQFDDISNDELKEYYQEVLKEIQRKKEKKKLDPNDKFDQKKLPLIID; this is encoded by the coding sequence ATGCTGTTAGTAATATGGTTAAACATTTTTTGGTTCATCCcttattattgttttaatTACGTTTTATGTGTAGGGAATAAAAATGACATgctttttgtaaaaaataaaaatctaATATATCCTTATAATGATATGAATAGAATAAGGAGACATAAAGGGGTGGAACTAAGCAGAAAGATGGTTGCTGAGAATATTCAAATGAGAAATATGAAGAGTAacaataatagtaataatgttcatgagaataataatattgatcatagtaacaattataataataatttatatttatcatgtagtaataaaaaaaaaggaaaagatgTACAATCATTGTGTGCCATAAAACACGGCAACGTACTgatcaaaaatataaatgaagaagaaaaagaaaagggaATTAAGAAAAATGATACAGATAAATTAGAatcaaaaaatgataatgaacataaaaatgaagagaaTAATTTCGTTTTttcatatgataaaaaattaaataattattctgaatttaatatatatatggaaaataataatatagaagaatatatatcCGATGTAAATATTAGTAGAGAAGAAATATGTACCTTATATGAAGATATGTATTTAGGACGACTTTTTGAGAACTTAGTAgccaaattatattataataaacgAGTTAATGgttttgttcatttatataatggtCAAGAAGCTGTAAGTACaggtattattaaaaatttaaaaaattcagATTTTGTTACAAGTACTTATAGAGATCATGTTCATGCTCTAAGTAAAGGTGTGCCTgcacataaaatattaaatgaattatatgGAAATTATTATGGTAGTACAAATAAAGGGAAAGGTGGTTCTATGCATATTTattcaaaagaaaataattttataggaGGTTTTGGTTTTATTGGTGAACAAATACCTATTGCTGTTGGATTAGCATATAGTatcttatataaaaatgaatttcaCTATAATCCAAAAAATACCTCTTTTACATctactaaaaataaaaataattatatacaagaaaatgaaaatatgatacatatgaataattcTCAAAACGTAGATGTTGTAGTATGTTTCTTAGGTGATGGTACTACTAATATTGGACAATTCTTTGAATCATTAAATCTTGCTTCTTCTTACAACTTACcaataatatttgttatagaaaataataattggGCTATAGGTATGGAAAGTTCTAGAAGCTCATCTGATGATCTTATGAATAATTATTCCAAAGGAAAAGCTTTTAATATAGATACTTTTAAAGTAGATGGAAATGATGTTCttactatatataaactAGCCAAAAAGAAAATTCAACAAATTAGAAATAGAACATCCGGACCAATAATTATAGAAGCTATTACATATCGAGCTAAAGGACATTCTTTAGCAGATCCAGATGAACTTCGTATcaaagaagaaaaaacttCATGGAAAAAAAGAGACcctattttattcttatctagttatatgaagaaatataatttagTACAAGAATCATACTTCGAacaagttaaaaaaaatacacaaacATTATTACAACAAGCAGAATTAGATGCTGAACAAAATACAAAGAAAGGGGAACATATAGATATATGTAATGTAAttcaacaaaatatattcgCCCCATCAAAATCTACTCCATATCAAAGtgaatatgaaaattataaacaatTTGACGACATTTCTAATGAcgaattaaaagaatattatcaAGAAGTACTTAAAGAAattcaaagaaaaaaagaaaagaaaaaacttGATCCGAACGACAAATTTGATCAAAAAAAGTTACCCTTAATAATagattaa
- a CDS encoding ethanolamine kinase — MEYQLREIDESEKEITQQRKKNSVTTKNFDNLSNSNSQITEMTNEQGVIPLREKDLTINVGDNRNLKVEEFMTNFISNVFENKNALFLYCKYVLLFYGKELLNENNVESLNFEIIKGGITNILVKVEDNIHQNKYLIRLYGPKTSEIINREREKLISNILCDKNISKKIYVFFPNGRIEEFKDGYALSREDIKNKDFQKEIAENLRILHDIQLDDTIYKKLQALQNIQGNRSSFLWSTLWKYFNTLKEERQKKYSFNPKAYILKLIDFDMLESIITEIQELCCKKNSPVVLCHCDLLSSNIIKTEGSSISFIDFEYSCPMERAYDIANHFNEYAGFNCEWDLTPNRSEEYHFIKHYLKTDDEQLINQLIDEIQPFYVCSHIVWGLWALLQGLHSVIDFDFINYGMTRLTAAFSVKFRSKLEKN, encoded by the coding sequence ATGGAATATCAACTAAGAGAAATTGATGAATCAGAGAAAGAAATAACTcaacaaagaaaaaagaatagTGTCACTACAAAAAATTTCGATAATTTGTCAAATAGTAATTCTCAAATTACCGAAATGACAAACGAACAAGGTGTGATACCTTTGAGGGAAAAGGATTTAACAATAAATGTTGGGGATAATAGAAATTTAAAAGTAGAAGAATTTATGACTAATTTTATAAGTAATGTTTTTGAAAATAAGAATGCgttgtttttatattgtaaatatgttttattattttatggaaaagaattattaaatgaaaataatgtagAATCTTTAAATTTTGAAATTATTAAAGGAGggataacaaatatattggtTAAGGTAGAGGATAATATTCATCAGAACAAATATTTGATTAGATTATATGGTCCCAAAACTAGCGAAATTATAAATAGAGAAAGAGAAAAATTGATATCCAATATATTatgtgataaaaatatttcaaaaaaaatttatgtttTCTTTCCAAATGGTAGAATTGAAGAATTTAAAGATGGTTATGCATTATCAAGagaagatattaaaaataaagattttCAAAAAGAAATTGCTGAAAATTTAAGAATTTTGCATGATATTCAATTAGATGAcactatatataaaaaattacaagcattacaaaatatacaagGAAATCGATCATCCTTTTTATGGAGTACACTAtggaaatattttaatactcTAAAAGAAGAAAGACAAAAAAAGTATTCATTTAATCCTAAAgcttatattttaaaattaattgaTTTCGATATGTTAGAATCAATCATTACAGAAATTCAAGAATTATGctgtaaaaaaaattcacCCGTGGTTCTTTGTCATTGTGATTTGTTATCatcaaatattattaaaacagAAGGATCATCCATATCATTTATAGATTTTGAATACTCATGTCCAATGGAAAGAGCATATGATATTGCTAACCATTTTAATGAATATGCTGGATTCAACTGTGAATGGGATTTAACACCTAATAGATCTGAAGAATACCATTTTATCAAACACTATTTAAAAACAGATGATGAACAACTTATTAATCAACTTATAGATGAAATACAACCTTTCTATGTATGCTCACATATCGTTTGGGGGTTATGGGCATTGTTGCAAGGCCTACATTCAGTTATTGATtttgattttattaattatggTATGACCAGATTGACTGCTGCCTTTTCGGTAAAATTTAGGAGCAAATTGGAAAAAAACTAA
- a CDS encoding GrpE protein homolog, mitochondrial, putative, producing MRYSTNIIKKGILSRYCSNIYGMQYIPRARYFLTFCKNEKCNTMLKKYHPFSTSKMSDNAHYKGEDMNKMKNKENKTNKTNKTNEANKANETNETNETIENSASSPTEGKKKKNSLNESEEANEKKEDINYEDFNKIDLINEIKKTKRDMEEKMVDNKVLKEKYLSVLAENENLRNRYMKEIETSKLYCISNFAKSLLDVADNLSLAIKNINEESLKTNEEINNIYKGIEMTETILHNIFNKYGIDKYNPINEKFNPQLHEAIFEINDSTKEKGTVATVIQHGYKIKDRILRAAKVGVVKN from the exons TGCTAGATATTTTTTAACTTTttgtaaaaatgaaaagtgTAATACCATGTTGAAAAAATACCACCCTTTCAGTACATCAAAAATGTCTGATAATGCACATTACAAAGGGGaagatatgaataaaatgaaaaataaagaaaataaaacaaataaaacaaataaaacaaatgaagCAAATAAAGCAAATGAAACAAATGAAACAAATGAAACAATTGAAAATTCAGCTAGCTCTCCCACtgaagggaaaaaaaaaaaaaacagccTGAACGAGTCAGAAGAAgcgaatgaaaaaaaagaagatataaattatgaagattttaataaaatagatttaataaatgaaattaaaaaaactaAAAGAGATATGGAAGAAAAAATGGTAGATAATAAAGTATTGAAAGAAAAATACTTATCTGTGTTAGCAGAAAATGAGAATTTAAGAAATCGTTATATGAAAGAAATAGAAACTAGtaaattatattgtattagtAATTTTGCAAAATCATTACTTGATGTAGCAGACAATTTATCATTAgctattaaaaatataaatgaagaatctttaaaaacaaatgaagaaattaataatatatacaaaggTATAGAAATGACTGAAACGAttcttcataatatttttaataaatatggaattgataaatataatcctataaatgaaaaatttaatCCACAATTACATGAAGCAATATTTGAAATTAATGACAGTACAAAAGAAAAGGGAACCGTAGCAACTGTTATTCAGCATggatataaaataaaggaCCGAATATTAAg agCTGCCAAAGTTGGAGTggttaaaaattaa